Genomic window (Chryseobacterium sp. H1D6B):
TGTTCTGTAGGAACGTTGGCTTCTGCCTGAATTTTAATCATTAATAATTGTATGTTATTTAGTTTCCTTTTAGAGAATCTTCGATTACAGAGATATTTGTTTTTAGTCTTACTAAATATCTATTAAGTATCTCATCATCATCTTTATCAAGATGCTGTCTGAGTTTTTGAATTTTTTTATAAGATTTTTCAAAGCTTTTAATAGATCTATCTTTTCCTGACATATTACCGGCATCTAATGCATATAAATAATTTTGCAGACTGTATTTCAAGTTTGTTACTTCATTATTTAGATCAGTATTTTTAAATTTAGGAAAAGTAGAAATTAAATTTGAAATCTCCGAAGCATTTACATTTTCTTTAATGTTAATACTCTTCTTTAATCCTCTATCAGAGTCTGAACTTTTCGCTTCACTATAAAAACTGTTAGACAACGGTGAAAAATTTAATTTCTCCGTTGCACAAGAAGTGATAATGATCAGTACTCCAAAAAAAAATAGTTTTTTCATTTTTGCTTTCCCTTTTGATAAAGGATTGGGTTAAGACTTTCATCGTTATACATTTTCATTTGTTTGTATACTTTCATCTTAACATCACCATTTTCAATATCAGTAAGCAACTGATTAATAGAAGTCGTTAAATCCTCTTTTTGCATAAGAAGCACGTCTAATTTTGCCTGGCAGTTTAGACGGTGTTCTTCAGAAGCAGATTCTCTATTGGCCTCTAATGACATATGAAAAACCTTTAACGCTAATATCGATAATCTATCCACAGCCCAAGCGGGTGTTTCAGTATTGATTTTTGCATCAGGTTTAGGAGTTATATTTTCAAACTTTTTAAGAAACCAACCATCTATAAATTCCACTAAATCAGTTCTATGTTGATTAGAGGCGTCTATTGTTCTCTTTAATTGAAGAGCTTCAGTTGGATTAATATTTTCATCTCTAATTATATCTTCCAAATGCCATTGAACGGTATCAATCCAGTTCTTTGCATACAAAATTCGTTCCAAACTATCTTTTTCGAACGGGTTATTAATTAGAGTGTTAACATCATCAAACACGTGATAGTCTTCAATAGATTGATTGAAGACTTTCCATGCAGTCTCGGTAAAATTCATTAATTCTAGGAAATTTTTAGTTGCTAGAAGAGTTTTCGTTCGTAGAAGAAGTTTTATTTTCTGAGCCAGGTTTATCTTCTTCTTTTACAGCATCTTTAAATTCTTTGATACCAGAGCCTACTCCTCTCATTAGTTCAGGGATTTTTTTTCCTCCGAAAAGTAAAACAAGAAGGACTGCTACAATAAGGATGTGCTGCCATGATAAGGCTAATATTGTTAATGTTTCCATTTCTAAATTTTTTACAAAGTTAATCTTTTTTTAATACGAAACCCAACCTAATGGATCAACTGGTGTACTTCCGCTCCATACCTGGAAATCAAGAGTGTAAGAACCGTCGAAATCTTGTCCTACAGTACCCACAGGAGTGCCTGCAGAAACCTGCTGTCCTTTAGATACACTTACATTTCCTAGGTTAGAATAAATTGTAAAATAAGTTCCATGTTTTAAAATAACGGTTTTGGTACCGTCACTATTTGCTAAGACAGATGAAACTGATCCTGGAAAAACAGATTTTGCCCGTGTACCGGAAGGTACAGAGATCTTTATACCATTATTTTCCTCAACAATATTTTTGAAAACCGGATGCGGCTGTCTTCCGAAACGATGGGTAATCTGTCCTTTATCAACAGGGAATCCTAATTTTCCTCTGTTTTCTGCGAAATTATTTCCTGCAACTGTAGAAGAAACCCCAAAATTGGTCATCGCTTTAGATTCAGCAGCTTTTTTCTCGTCTTCTTTTTTCTTGTCTAGTGCTGCTTCTGCCGCCTTTGCTGCTAATAATTTGTTATTGGCTTCTTTTGACCGTGCATTGGCTTCCTCAGATGCTTTTGTAGCGGCTATTTTTCTTGCAGCGTCTTTTGCACTGGCTTCTGATCTTGCTGCCTCTTCAGTGCGTTTTCTTTCTTCTTCAGCTCTTTTTGCGGCAAGTTCTGTTGCTTTTTTAGCTTCAGCTTCGGCTAATTTTCTTTCTCTTTCCAGCGCTTCAGCTCTCGCTTTATTTTCAGCTTCGATTCTTGCTTTCTCTCTTTCGGCTGCAATCTTAGCCAAACGTATTTTTTCTTCTTCAGCTTTTCTTCGGGCTTCTTCGTTTGCTTTTGCAATTCTTATTTCTTCCGCAATAATTGATCTGATCTGCCCTTCCAGAGCTTTAGACTGGGTCTGCTTCTGCTTAAGTTCTGCTGTAAGTTTCGATTCATTTTTCTTGAAATCTGATACTAACTGTTCTTTTTGAGCTCTTTCAATATTGATTGTTGTTAAGTCTTTCTGTTGATTGACTAAGAGATTTTCCTTTTCTTTAGCCGACTTTTGTTTTAGAGCTATGGATTGTTTTATTTTAGTGGCTGCATCAGTGATTTCAGCTGCTTTTTTATCTTGATAATCTGAATACTGCTTTAAATACTGTACTCTTCTTATTCCTTCTCCTAGATTTTTAGAAGAAAGAATGAAGGTTACTTTATTTTGTACCCCTTTATTTTTGTAAGCATTAACCAAAACTTCTGCATAGTTCTTTCTAAGGACAGCTAATTCTTTATTTTGACGGTTGATCTCCAACTGACGAAGATAAATATCGTCTTCAATAAATCTTTTTTCTTTTTGGGTATTGCTGTATACCTTTTCTCTTAAAGAAAGCTTTTTATTGACGCTGGTAAGATATGCTATAGAAAGCTTAGATTCGTTTCTTGTTTTTGCTAGATCAGAATTTATTTGTGCAATTTGATTTTTAAGTTCGGCGTTTTGCTTTTGAAGCTGTTCTTTTTTTTGCCCAAAGTGCAAACTGAACAACAAAATACCTATTAAAAAGCTAAATTTTTTAATCATTTAATCTCAATTTTCTTATAATTGGCTGGAACTGAATAAGGTGTTTCCATCTTCGAAAAATCAAATTTCGTGTTTTCTAGTAAAATCTGACTTGTTTTTGAACCTTTTATAATTATTTTAACATTTTTTGGTAAACGGATTGCATTGTATTCTCCCCAGTTGCTGTAGGAAATTTCTAACTCATCCGGAGACAGAACATCCTTTAATTGAACACTTAACAGGTCGTAATTTTCATCGTACTGCAGCCCAATTTTATATTCTCTTGTCTTTTCATCAGTCACAATTTTCTGATTCACATTAGAGACCATTTTGTACCCCTGAGCGTTTTTTGTCAGGGTAAACTGAGAATCGCTGATCTTTACAAAAGTTCTTCCCATCAGTATTTTCTCCAACGATTTATAATCAATAAAATTGACATTTAAAAGGTTATTAAGATAATCGAAGTCAGAATCAATATAAGATTTGCTGGTTCTGTCCATGCCTCTTATTCCTTCGGGAGTTGCAATACCTCTTGCTACCCCAATGAATAATGCGGTTAAGTTCATCCATACTTTCTGATTGTTTTCAATATAGATCGTTGCATCAAGAGTAGGAACGAAACTGCCTGTTTCTACATTCACTTTGCTGTTGATTTTGATCTGGTCAAATTTTGGTGGGATAAGAACATGTTCATAAAAAGTAAGTTTATCCCTCACTGGCTCATTGGTGTACTTTGGGTTGTTATTATTTTCTACAGTAATACTGTCTTGTATGCTGTTCTTGGTTTTATGACCAGCATTTCGTGTTTTACAAGACGAAACAATAAGAAGCAAAAAAAGTAATGGTATCCAGTTTTTCATGTACTTAACTTTTGAATTAAAGAAATACTTTGCAATATTAACGCCAAACCACACAAAACATTTTGTGTGGTTTGGCTGTATCTTATTTAAGATAAATAATTTCTGATCTTACTTAGATAAAAAATCTAAAACAGAATAATCACCTAATGAAATTTCTCTGGCAACACCGAAATATTGTGCAGAATTTCCAATCATTGAATTGGAAAGATTTCCGTGGTCAATAATCGTATTTTCCTGAATTAAAGAGTTGTGGATATTAGAATTGATCACTGTTGTATTATTTCCTAATGAAACTCCAGGACCTATTTTTGAATTCATTATTTTTACATTTTCCCCGATAAAACAAGGCTGGATGATTAATGAATTTTCAATAGTAGCAGAGGCTGGATACTTAGACATTTCTTCTCTTTCGTATTCAAGAATTTTGCCGTTCGTTTCTACGGTTGCGTTTTTATTACCGCAGTCCATCCAGTCGTTTACCTTTCCTAACGTGAATTTAGCTCCTTTTGCTCTCAAATTTTCTAAAGCGGTAGTCAGCTGATATTCTCCACCGTTTTTAATATCATTATCCATGATATAATTGATCTCGGACATTAGTTTTTCCGCGCTGTTAAAATAATAGATACCAATAATAGCTAAGTCTGAAACATACGTAGTTGGTTTTTCTACAAAGTCAGTTATAAAGCCATAGTTGTCCAATTTTACTACTCCAAAAGCAGAAGGATCCTCTACACTTTTCACCCAGATGACACCATCAGAGTTTTTATCTAATTGAAAATCTGCTCGGAAAAGCGTATCTGCAAATGCAATTACAACATCTCCCTGCATTGAATCTTCAGCACATTTTATAGCATGGGCTGTACCCAGAGGGTCGTTTTGATAATAAATACTTCCTTTTGCTCCTAGCCTTTCTGCAATCTGAAGCAGGGATTTTTCAATCTCTGGTCCAAAGTCACCAATAATAAAGGCAACTTCATCTATTTTTTCTCCAGCCACTTTAGCAATATCCTCTACCAATCTTTGTACGATAGGCTTACCTCCGATAGGAATAAGAGGTTTTGGAACTGTCAATGTATGCGGGCGTAATCTGGAGCCACGTCCAGCCATTGGAACAATAATTTTCATAAATTATATAGGGGTATTTTTTATTTAATTGTTTTTATTTTGATAAAGATAATAATTAAAACCATTTGTCAATAGTAATATGGATTACCTTTATTTGTTTGTCTGATTCATAGAAATAGAATTCGATACTATCAAAAGAGAGACCAAAGCCTAGTTTCTTTTGATCCTGGATAATATTATATTCTTTTCGCTGTACAATAGTATTGCGATGAAAATCAAAAATAAAAGGTTGCTTGTCCAGATATTATAATGCAGATATTTTACTATAATAAAACTGAAAATACTGAGTAATATCAGGAAGAATGACATCTTCTTCATACGGTAAGGGATCGGATAATATTTTTGACCTAGTAGATAAGAAATAATCATCATAATAACATAAGCTCCAAAAGTAGCCCAAGCAGAGCCGATCATGCTGTGATAATAGCTAAGAGCTAAATAGTTTAGGGCGATATTGATACCGGCTCCAATCCACGAAATAATAGTTCCAATGCTGGTTCTGTCTGTTACTTTATACCATGTAGAAAAGTTATAATAAATTCCGAAACAAAGATTGGCAACAATAATAATGGGGATAATATCTATCGCAATCCAATAAGATTGATTAGGGATAAAAACGTCTTTCAGCCAGGCAATATTGGCAATAATTCCCAAAGCTACGGCACTTGCAAAAAAGGCGAAATATTCAGCAACTTTGGCATATGTTTTTTTAGCATCGCCTTTATCCATTTGTTTAAAGAAAAAAGGTTCTATACCCATTCTGTAAGCGGTAACGAATAGCGTCATTAAAACGGCCAGTTTATAACAGCCGCCATAAGCACCGGCTTCTACCCCTGATATATGATTTCTCTGGATCGATTTATCAAAATTTTCATTCACCATAAAAGCCAGTCCTGCCAGCATCAATGGAAATGAATATTGAATCATGCGCTTGAATAAAGAAGTTACAAACTGCAGTCTTATTTTTACTATAATAGGCAGCAATAATAAAAAACCTAAAGCACTTCCCGCTAGATTACTGAAAAATGGATAATCTACATTATGGTGTAATCCAAGACTTTTTGAAACATTTTCAGGAATCCAAAAGAACAATGCCGCTGTAAAAACAGCTTGAAATACGGCCTGGATAATTCTCACAGCAGAATATTTGACAGGTTTATTATGAAAACGTAACCATGCAAACGGAATGACCAATAAGTTGTCAAAAAAAGCAATCAGCGCAAACCATTTAATATATTCAGGGTTGTTATGGTAGCCCAAATAATCTGCAATGGGCTGATTGAACAAATAGCATAATGCTAGAAAAAGAGATGACGTTGAGAACAAAAACCAAAATGAAGTATTGAAAGTCTTCTTCTCGTTATCTTCTTCAGCAGAAAATCTGAAATAGGCCGTCTCAAATCCAAAAGAAAGGATAATGTTAACAAAAGAAATCCAGGCATAAAGCTGCGTGAATATCGCAAAACCCTCATTAGGGATTTTATAGATCAAAAGGGGATTAAGGATAAACAAAATGATCCTTGGCGCAATTGCCCCTACTCCGTAGATGATTGTCTGTCCTAATAGTTTCTTATACAAAATTAGAATTTTTTACAAATGTAAAACTTTAACCATTGCTTTTTAAATTTTGAAGAGAATTAAAACATAAAATCTTAAATTTACAGGGAAATATATTGAAATGAAAGTTCTTATAAAAAACGTAAAAATCGTCAACGAAGGAAAGATCGTTGAAGGTGATATTTTAATTAAAAATGATTTAATTTCCAAAATAGATTCTAGCATTTCTGAAGAAGCAGATCAAATTATTGATGCTTCAGGAAAATATCTTCTGCCGGGTATTATTGATGACCAGGTACATTTCCGTGAACCGGGGTTAACTCATAAAGGAGACATTGAAAGCGAATCAAGAGCTGCAATTGCAGGAGGAACGACTAGTTTTATAGACCAGCCGAACACCATACCGAATGCCGTGACCCAGGAACTGCTGGAAGATAAATATCAAATTGGAGCTCAGAAAGCCTATGCTAATTATGGTTTTATGATGGGCGGAACCAATGATAATTTAGAAGAAGTATTAAAAACTAATCCCAGAAATGTCCCGGGAATTAAATTGTTTTTAGGCTCTTCCACTGGAAATATGCTGGTTGACAATCCTGAAACTTTAGAAAATATTTTCAGCAATACCAAAATGCTTATTGCCGTTCATTGTGAAGATGAAGCGACTATTAAAGCAAATACTCAACAATATTTAGATGAATACGGGGAAGATATTCCTGTGAAGTTCCACCATTTGATAAGAAGCGAAGAAGCGTGCTATAAATCTTCATCTAAAGCCATTGAACTGGCGGAGAAAACAGGAGCAAGACTTCACGTTTTTCACCTTTCAACAGCAAAAGAAACAGCGCTTTTCAGAAATGATATTCCTTTAAAGGATAAAAAAATAACTGCAGAAGTGTGTGTGCATCACCTCACTTTCACTAATGAAGATTATGAAACTAAAGGCGGACTGATCAAATGGAATCCAGCTGTGAAAACCCAGAAAGACAAAGACGGACTTTGGGAGGCACTTTTAGATGACAGAATTGATGTGGTGGCTACAGACCATGCTCCTCATACCTGGGATGAAAAGCAGAATGTATATACAAAATGCCCTTCAGGAGGTCCTTTGGTACAGCATTCATTAGTGGTGATGCTGGAAAACTATAGAAATGGAAAGATTTCTTTAGAGAAGATCGTTGAAAAAATGTGTCACAATCCCGCGATTCTATTTAGAATTGAAAAAAGAGGTTTTATAAAAGAAGGCTATAAAGCAGATCTTGTTTTGGTTGATCTAAATGAAGACTGGACAGTAGCTAAAGAAAATATACTCTACAAATGCGGCTGGAGTCCTTTAGAAGGAATGAATTTCCACTCTAAAGTAACCCATACTTTTGTCAATGGACATTTAGTTTACGAGAACGGAAAAATTACAGAAGAAAAATTCGGAGAACGTCTGCTTTTTGAAGTTCAGGAATAAATTATATCAATAGGAATGGGCTTCAGCCAAAACTTATAAGATTACATAAAAAAGACTGCTGTTTTGCAGTTTTTTTTGTTTCCCGCAGTCATCTTAAATGAAAAATTTAATTAAAAGACTGCCTGAATTCCAAAGGAGACATTTTAGTTTTCTTTTTGAAAAGAGTACTGAAGGACTGTGAATGTTCAAATCCCAATTCATAAGCGATTTCACTTATAGAAAGTTCTGTTGTTGAAAGTTTTTCTTTTGCTTTGCTGATCAGCTTTTCGTGAATATGCTGCTGTGTATTTTGCCCGGTATGAATTCTCAAAAGATCGCTTAAATAATTTGGAGATAGATTCATAGCTTCCGCAATTTGATGAACAGTTAAGAGACCTTTTTCTACAGA
Coding sequences:
- a CDS encoding DUF4254 domain-containing protein → MNFTETAWKVFNQSIEDYHVFDDVNTLINNPFEKDSLERILYAKNWIDTVQWHLEDIIRDENINPTEALQLKRTIDASNQHRTDLVEFIDGWFLKKFENITPKPDAKINTETPAWAVDRLSILALKVFHMSLEANRESASEEHRLNCQAKLDVLLMQKEDLTTSINQLLTDIENGDVKMKVYKQMKMYNDESLNPILYQKGKQK
- a CDS encoding twin-arginine translocase TatA/TatE family subunit; the protein is METLTILALSWQHILIVAVLLVLLFGGKKIPELMRGVGSGIKEFKDAVKEEDKPGSENKTSSTNENSSSN
- a CDS encoding peptidoglycan DD-metalloendopeptidase family protein, with product MIKKFSFLIGILLFSLHFGQKKEQLQKQNAELKNQIAQINSDLAKTRNESKLSIAYLTSVNKKLSLREKVYSNTQKEKRFIEDDIYLRQLEINRQNKELAVLRKNYAEVLVNAYKNKGVQNKVTFILSSKNLGEGIRRVQYLKQYSDYQDKKAAEITDAATKIKQSIALKQKSAKEKENLLVNQQKDLTTINIERAQKEQLVSDFKKNESKLTAELKQKQTQSKALEGQIRSIIAEEIRIAKANEEARRKAEEEKIRLAKIAAEREKARIEAENKARAEALERERKLAEAEAKKATELAAKRAEEERKRTEEAARSEASAKDAARKIAATKASEEANARSKEANNKLLAAKAAEAALDKKKEDEKKAAESKAMTNFGVSSTVAGNNFAENRGKLGFPVDKGQITHRFGRQPHPVFKNIVEENNGIKISVPSGTRAKSVFPGSVSSVLANSDGTKTVILKHGTYFTIYSNLGNVSVSKGQQVSAGTPVGTVGQDFDGSYTLDFQVWSGSTPVDPLGWVSY
- a CDS encoding DUF4292 domain-containing protein, which translates into the protein MKNWIPLLFLLLIVSSCKTRNAGHKTKNSIQDSITVENNNNPKYTNEPVRDKLTFYEHVLIPPKFDQIKINSKVNVETGSFVPTLDATIYIENNQKVWMNLTALFIGVARGIATPEGIRGMDRTSKSYIDSDFDYLNNLLNVNFIDYKSLEKILMGRTFVKISDSQFTLTKNAQGYKMVSNVNQKIVTDEKTREYKIGLQYDENYDLLSVQLKDVLSPDELEISYSNWGEYNAIRLPKNVKIIIKGSKTSQILLENTKFDFSKMETPYSVPANYKKIEIK
- a CDS encoding sugar phosphate nucleotidyltransferase, giving the protein MKIIVPMAGRGSRLRPHTLTVPKPLIPIGGKPIVQRLVEDIAKVAGEKIDEVAFIIGDFGPEIEKSLLQIAERLGAKGSIYYQNDPLGTAHAIKCAEDSMQGDVVIAFADTLFRADFQLDKNSDGVIWVKSVEDPSAFGVVKLDNYGFITDFVEKPTTYVSDLAIIGIYYFNSAEKLMSEINYIMDNDIKNGGEYQLTTALENLRAKGAKFTLGKVNDWMDCGNKNATVETNGKILEYEREEMSKYPASATIENSLIIQPCFIGENVKIMNSKIGPGVSLGNNTTVINSNIHNSLIQENTIIDHGNLSNSMIGNSAQYFGVAREISLGDYSVLDFLSK
- a CDS encoding oligosaccharide flippase family protein codes for the protein MYKKLLGQTIIYGVGAIAPRIILFILNPLLIYKIPNEGFAIFTQLYAWISFVNIILSFGFETAYFRFSAEEDNEKKTFNTSFWFLFSTSSLFLALCYLFNQPIADYLGYHNNPEYIKWFALIAFFDNLLVIPFAWLRFHNKPVKYSAVRIIQAVFQAVFTAALFFWIPENVSKSLGLHHNVDYPFFSNLAGSALGFLLLLPIIVKIRLQFVTSLFKRMIQYSFPLMLAGLAFMVNENFDKSIQRNHISGVEAGAYGGCYKLAVLMTLFVTAYRMGIEPFFFKQMDKGDAKKTYAKVAEYFAFFASAVALGIIANIAWLKDVFIPNQSYWIAIDIIPIIIVANLCFGIYYNFSTWYKVTDRTSIGTIISWIGAGINIALNYLALSYYHSMIGSAWATFGAYVIMMIISYLLGQKYYPIPYRMKKMSFFLILLSIFSFIIVKYLHYNIWTSNLLFLIFIAILLYSEKNIILSRIKRN
- a CDS encoding dihydroorotase, yielding MKVLIKNVKIVNEGKIVEGDILIKNDLISKIDSSISEEADQIIDASGKYLLPGIIDDQVHFREPGLTHKGDIESESRAAIAGGTTSFIDQPNTIPNAVTQELLEDKYQIGAQKAYANYGFMMGGTNDNLEEVLKTNPRNVPGIKLFLGSSTGNMLVDNPETLENIFSNTKMLIAVHCEDEATIKANTQQYLDEYGEDIPVKFHHLIRSEEACYKSSSKAIELAEKTGARLHVFHLSTAKETALFRNDIPLKDKKITAEVCVHHLTFTNEDYETKGGLIKWNPAVKTQKDKDGLWEALLDDRIDVVATDHAPHTWDEKQNVYTKCPSGGPLVQHSLVVMLENYRNGKISLEKIVEKMCHNPAILFRIEKRGFIKEGYKADLVLVDLNEDWTVAKENILYKCGWSPLEGMNFHSKVTHTFVNGHLVYENGKITEEKFGERLLFEVQE